Proteins encoded together in one Falco peregrinus isolate bFalPer1 chromosome 2, bFalPer1.pri, whole genome shotgun sequence window:
- the LOC101920615 gene encoding argininosuccinate lyase encodes MAAEGDKMLGGRFVGSTDPVMEMLSASISYDQRLSEVDIQGSMAYAKALEKAGILSKTELEKILSGLEKISEEWSKGVFVVTQTDEDIHTANERRLKELIGDIAGKLHTGRSRNDQVVTDLKLFMKNSLSVISTHLLQLIKTLVERAAIEIDVILPGYTHLQKAQPIRWSQFLLSHAVALTRDSERLGEMKKRINVLPLGSGALAGNPLEIDRELLRSELDFASISLNSMDAVSERDFVVEFLSVATLLMIHLSKMAEDLIIYSTSEFGFLTLSDAYSTGSSLMPQKKNPDSLELIRSKAGRVFGRLAAILMVLKGLPSTYNKDLQEDKEAVFDVVDTLNAVLQVATGVISTLQINKENMEKALSPEILSSDLALYLVHKGMPFRQAHVASGKAVHLAESKGMTINNLSLDDLKSISPLFGSDVAQVFNVVNSVEQYTAMGGTAKSSVTAQIEQLRELLKRLKEQA; translated from the exons ATGGCAGCCGAG GGGGATAAAATGCTGGGAGGAAGGTTTGTCGGAAGCACAGATCCAGTCATGGAGATGCTCAGCGCTTCCATTAGCTATGATCAGAGACTGTCTGAAGTTGATATCCAGGGGAGCATGGCTTATGCCAAAGCCTTGGAGAAGGCTGGGATCCTATCTAAAACTGAGCTGGAGAAGATCCTGAGTGGCCtggaaaag ATCTCTGAGGAATGGTCGAAAGGAGTCTTTGTGGTGACCCAAACCGATGAGGATATCCACACTGCCAACGAACGCAGACTAAAG GAGCTGATCGGAGACATAGCTGGAAAGCTGCACACTGGAAGAAGCAGGAATGATCAG GTTGTGACTGACTTGAAGCTCTTCATGAAGAATTCCCTCTCTGTCATCTCCACTCACCTCCTGCAACTCATTAAGACCCTGGTGGAACGCGCTGCCAT AGAAATTGATGTTATCTTGCCTGGCTACACCCACCTGCAGAAAGCTCAGCCCATCAGATGGAGCCAGTTCTTGCTCAG CCATGCTGTTGCTCTGACCCGTGATTCTGAGCGCCTGGGAGAGATGAAGAAGAGGATCAATGTCTTGCCTTTGGGAAG CGGTGCACTGGCTGGCAACCCACTGGAAATTGATAGAGAACTTCTGCGTAGTG AGCTGGACTTTGCTTCCATCAGCCTGAACAGCATGGACGCTGTTAGCGAGAGAGACTTTGTGG TGGAATTCCTCTCTGTTGCCACCCTGCTGATGATCCACCTTAGCAAGATGGCTGAAGATCTCATCATCTACAGTACCAGCGAGTTTGGCTTTCTGACCCTCTCTGATGCTTATAG cactggcagcagcctgATGCCTCAGAAGAAGAATCCTGATAGCCTGGAACTGATCCGCAGCAAAGCTGGACGAGTGTTTGGACGG TTGGCTGCCATTCTCATGGTCCTCAAAGGACTTCCAAGCACCTACAACAAGGATCTGCAG GAGGACAAGGAGGCTGTCTTTGATGTTGTGGACACCCTGAATGCTGTGCTCCAGGTTGCCACGGGAGTGATTTCTACCCTGCAG ATCAACAAGGAGAACATGGAGAAGGCACTGAGCCCTGAGATCCTGTCATCAGATCTGGCACTCTACTTGGTACATAAAGGA ATGCCATTCAGACAAGCCCACGTTGCCTCTGGGAAGGCCGTCCACCTCGCCGAGTCTAAAGGCATGACCATCAACAATCTCAGCCTGGATGACCTGAAGAGCATCAG ccccctgtttGGCAGCGACGTTGCCCAGGTCTTCAACGTAGTCAACAGTGTGGAGCAGTACACGGCCATGGGTGGTACCGCCAAGAGCAGCGTGACTGCCCAGATcgagcagctgagggagctgctgaagaggctgaaggaaCAAGCTTAG